A stretch of the Arachis stenosperma cultivar V10309 chromosome 6, arast.V10309.gnm1.PFL2, whole genome shotgun sequence genome encodes the following:
- the LOC130934799 gene encoding uncharacterized protein LOC130934799: MSDRVLLKVYYFGQILLQTSEGVTFVCENPLDLVIPFTISFEELKGVICERIDSEKARRISCILYRNPIQVFGGFVQFQTKYVTDEVSMQDMFSMYIENRRQLSFIELYVEFEQCEADRNILREDYNSDSEEKFESNYEVVGPDGDEVPGDGAMAPDVSDVATALANDVPFEEPSFMRVLDLEAMHVPEFPDYINTEIPVVADGEFAVGMEFSSRDAVIKAIKEYTIRRSVNYRVYESEPLTFYAKCIQYGSGCDWLIRVSMISRKYCWVVRRYNGSHTCTRATISQDHSKLDSTTIAEAIKPLVEADPALKVKSVIAEVQSKFNYTVSYRKAWLAKQKAVEKIFGGWEASYEALPIWFEAMCHKEPSAVVHFETMPAYQGDDLVTDIRVLHRVFWSYYPCIRAFRHCKPVVQVDGTHLYGKYKGCLLVAVSQDGNNNIVPIAFAIMEGETSDAWHFFLSNLRQHVVTRDGVRLISDRHESINAAVERSNGAWSPPRAFHMFCIRHIESNFLRKFKAPYLQKLVVNIGYSRTVREYEVRYQRLRERGEAYTDWLNRIPREQYALAFDGGYRWGHMTTNLVECINSVLKGARNLPVTALVKATFYRLNELFTRKRAEAEARINAGHVFSDVVTSKLHANRLASGNIQVSCFDRQNEVFEVREMPSGMEFAVDLRGLRCDCGEFQVDRIPCRHVFACCANQRLDWQVYVHDVYKMDQVRRVYRARFRPLGNPTTWPAYNGPRFIPNPFLRRLGKGRPKMTRFLNEMDTRMLRRPRRCTLCGAEGHSRGRCRQQGGANANREH, translated from the exons ATGAGTGACAGAGTGTTATTGAAGGTGTATTATTTTGGTCAGATTTTGTTACAAACATCTGAAGGAGTAACATTTGTTTGTGAGAATCCGTTAGATCTGGTGATTCCTTTTACAATCTCATTTGAAGAGCTAAAGGGTGTGATATGTGAAAGGATTGATTCTGAGAAGGCAAGAAGGATATCATGTATTCTATACAGAAATCCTATACAAGTGTTTGGTGGATTCGTCCAGTTTCAAACGAAATATGTAACGGACGAAGTGAGCATGCAAGATATGTTTTCCATGTATATTGAAAATCGGAGACAACTATCGTTCATCGAGTTGTATGTGGAGTTTGAGCAATGTGAGGCCGACCGTAATATTCTACGGGAGGATTACAATAGTGACAGCGAGGAAAAGTTCGAAAGCAACTACGAAGTTGTTGGTCCAGATGGAGATGAAGTTCCAGGTGACGGAGCTATGGCTCCGGATGTGTCTGATGTCGCAACTGCTCTGGCAAACGATGTGCCGTTTGAGGAGCCATCATTTATGCGAGTTTTGGATTTGGAAGCCATGCATGTTCCGGAGTTTCCGGATTATATCAATACTG AAATTCCTGTTGTCGCAGATGGTGAATTTGCCGTTGGGATGGAATTCAGTTCGAGGGACGCTGTTATTAAGGCGATAAAAGAGTATACTATACGAAGAAGCGTAAATTATCGGGTGTATGAGTCTGAGCCATTGACATTTTATGCGAAGTGTATACAGTATGGGTCAGGATGTGATTGGCTTATCCGGGTTAGCATGATCAGCCGGAAGTACTGTTGGGTTGTAAGGAGGTATAATGGCAGTCACACATGTACCAGAGCAACAATTTCTCAGGATCATTCTAAGCTGGACTCAACAACGATTGCAGAAGCAATTAAGCCGTTGGTTGAGGCTGACCCCGCCTTAAAGGTAAAATCGGTTATAGCAGAGGTGCAATCGAAGTTCAACTACACTGTTAGCTATCGGAAAGCATGGTTGGCTAAGCAAAAGGCAGtggaaaaaatatttggaggcTGGGAGGCATCGTACGAAGCGTTGCCTATATGGTTTGAGGCCATGTGTCACAAGGAGCCGTCAGCTGTTGTTCATTTTGAGACTATGCCTGCATATCAAGGTGATGACTTGGTGACTGATATTCGGGTATTGCATCGTGTCTTTTGGAGTTATTACCCCTGCAttagagctttcagacattgtaAGCCAGTTGTCCAGGTCGATGGGACTCACTTGTACGGAAAGTACAAGGGTTGTCTACTAGTGGCAGTGTCACAGGATGGCAACAACAATATCGTCCCAATTGCGTTTGCAATTATGGAGGGAGAGACTTCAGATGCGTGGCACTTTTTTCTGAGTAACCTTCGTCAGCACGTTGTCACTCGGGATGGTGTGAGGCTGATATCCGACCGTCACGAATCCATAAATGCAGCTGTGGAAAGGAGTAATGGGGCTTGGTCACCTCCGAGAGCCTTTCATATGTTTTGCATCAGGCATATAGAGTCGAATTTTTTGAGGAAATTCAAGGCGCCGTACTTGCAGAAACTGGTCGTCAACATAG GATATTCGAGGACGGTGCGTGAGTACGAGGTGCGTTACCAACGTTTACGAGAACGGGGCGAGGCATACACTGACTGGTTAAACCGAATCCCCCGGGAACAGTACGCGTTGGCTTTTGATGGTGGATATAGATGGGGTCATATGACGACAAATCTAGTGGAATGCATCAACTCAGTATTGAAGGGTGCACGCAATCTCCCCGTGACTGCCCTTGTGAAGGCAACATTCTACAGGCTGAACGAGTTGTTTACCCGAAAAAGAGCGGAAGCGGAAGCCCGGATTAATGCTGGCCATGTGTTTTCCGATGTCGTTACCTCGAAGTTGCATGCAAACCGACTTGCGTCAGGAAACATTCAGGTTAGTTGCTTTGACCGGCAGAACGAGGTCTTTGAGGTGCGTGAGATGCCAAGCGGAATGGAGTTTGCAGTGGACCTACGTGGGCTTCGATGTGACTGTGGTGAGTTCCAGGTGGACCGGATCCCCTGTCGACATGTGTTTGCATGTTGTGCCAACCAGCGACTGGATTGGCAAGTGTATGTTCATGATGTGTATAAGATGGACCAAGTTCGGCGGGTGTACCGAGCAAGGTTTAGGCCATTAGGTAACCCTACTACATGGCCTGCTTACAACGGACCTCGGTTCATCCCGAATCCGTTCTTGAGACGCCTCGGGAAAGGTCGCCCAAAAATGACGCGATTCTTGAACGAGATGGACACACGGATGTTACGTCGGCCTAGGCGATGTACGCTTTGTGGGGCTGAGGGGCACAGCCGTGGCAGATGCCGTCAGCAAGGTGGTGCAAATGCCAACAGAGAGCATTAG
- the LOC130932551 gene encoding uncharacterized protein LOC130932551: MRRIFYLLSESKKLIAATNPASKLRFNALRSFCDHSLLRPQSRPGPLVQYKNLVEQGKLKHDPYQEGVASELENLLARLEKYEKDMEEYHIKLSEWEKSRESERRKLLTEEVEQQQKDEDWWKRLNNKLVDRWSSRKKPENMEPGVGKWVSYLKREKKLDSLVGRRPTAPPAPKGLYIYGNVGTGKTMLMDMFYSATEGIVKHRRRYHFHEAMLRINEHMHKIWKTQMEEKSLQSSIAGWIMNLPFDTKAKEWLAAEERYKQEMQMKNILPAVADEFFLNQEEDRKGASILCFDEIQTVDVFAIVALSGILSRLLSSGTIIVATSNRAPKDLNEAGMQREIFQKLVSKLEQHCENVLVGSEVDYRRFIAQRSANQMHYFWPIEPEAANKFEKKWHDVTGRFGGRIISNTISVMFGRTLEVPESCEGVARFTFEYLCGRPLGAADYIAVAENYHTVFISDIPVMSMRIRDKARRFITLIDELYNHHCCLCCLASSSIDELFQGTEDGTLFDLESFQFETETEGAKLRRDVLAEGNVGSGGTPVGITSILSGQEEMFAFHRAVSRLVEMQTPLYLDGVRDVHPYFQRQRRRSQKSSGSLLSEASI, translated from the exons atgagaagaatATTCTATCTTCTCTCTGAGTCCAAGAAGCTCATTGCAGCAACAAACCCAGCTTCCAAGCTTCGTTTCAATGCGCTTCGCTCTTTTTGCGATCACTCTCTCCTTCGCCCACAAAGCCGTCCAG GGCCGCTTGTGCAGTATAAGAATCTAGTGGAGCAAGGGAAGTTGAAGCATGATCCATACCAAGAGGGTGTTGCTTCAGAGCTTGAGAACTTGCTTGCAAGGTTGGAGAAGTATGAGAAAGATATGGAAGAATATCAT ATAAAACTATCTGAATGGGAGAAGAGTAGGGAGAGTGAACGGCGAAAGCTTCTCACGGAGGAAGTTGAGCAGCAGCAGAAAGACGAGGATTGGTGGAAGCGGTTGAACAATAAACTTGTTGATAGATGGTCCTCCCG TAAGAAACCAGAAAATATGGAGCCAGGGGTCGGAAAATGGGTGTCATATCTGAAACGTGAGAAGAAGTTGGATTCACTAGTTGGTCGCCGTCCTACTGCTCCTCCAGCCCCAAAAGGACTTTACATATATGGCAATGTTGGCACAG GGAAGACAATGCTGATGGACATGTTTTACAGTGCCACTGAGGGAATAGTTAAACATCGAAGAAGGTATCACTTCCATGAG GCCATGCTTAGAATAAATGAACACATGCACAAGATATGGAAAACTCAAATGGAAGAGAAGTCCTTGCAGTCTAGCATTGCTGGTTGGATTATGAATCTTCCTTTTGACACAAAAGCTAAGGAGTGGCTGGCTGCAGAGGAAAGGTACAAGCAAGAGATGCAGATGAAAAACATACTTCCAGCTGTAGCAGATGAATTTTTCCTGAATCAAGAAGAGGACAGAAAGGGGGCTAGTATTTTGTGCTTTGATGAAATACAG ACTGTTGATGTATTTGCTATTGTGGCTTTATCTGGAATTCTAAGCAGATTACTGAGCAGTGGAACCATTATTGTGGCAACCAGTAATCGAGCGCCGAAGGATTTAAATGAG GCTGGTATGCAACGAGAAATCTTCCAAAAACTTGTATCCAAGTTGGAACAGCATTGTGAGAATGTATTAGTAGGAAGTGAAGTTGACTACCGTCGGTTTATAGCACAGAGATCAGCAAATCAG ATGCACTATTTCTGGCCCATTGAACCAGAAGCTGCCAATAAATTCGAGAAGAAGTGGCATGACGTAACAGGAAGGTTTGGAGGAAGAATAATCAGCAACACCATCTCAGTGATGTTTGGAAG GACACTTGAGGTTCCTGAAAGTTGTGAGGGAGTTGCACGCTTCACGTTTGAGTATCTCTGTGGTCGTCCG TTGGGTGCAGCTGACTATATTGCAGTTGCTGAAAACTATCACACTGTTTTCATATCTGATATTCCAGTGATGAGTATGCGCATCCGTGACAAG gCAAGGAGATTTATAACCCTAATTGACGAGTTGTACAATCATCATTGCTGCCTTTGTTGCTTGGCATCCTCCTCgattgatgaattatttcaaGGAACTGAGGATGGCACACTTTTTGACTTGGAGAG TTTCCAGTTTGAAACAGAGACCGAAGGTGCTAAACTTCGCCGTGATGTCTTAGCAGAAGGCAACGTGGGCTCAGGAGGTACTCCTGTTGGTATCACATCCATATTATCTGGTCAAGAAGAGATGTTTGCCTTTCATAGAGCT GTTTCGCGCCTTGTAGAAATGCAAACGCCGTTGTACTTGGATGGAGTTCGCGATGTCCATCCTTATTTTCAGAGGCAACGTAGGAGATCTCAAAAATCTAGTGGCAGCTTACTCTCTGAGGCATCAATCTGA
- the LOC130932550 gene encoding pentatricopeptide repeat-containing protein At4g21065-like, whose product MFGGIVMNHSIRTKLSRAITNLALQLPSYTSERRLAEQTCLTLLHSCNTLTNLTQIHTIILKLGLHNNPLVLTKFTSTSSDLNAIHYASSFLFSPSNNNSNLLLYDAFLFNTVIRAYAQTAGSKFKALEFYKTMFSYGVLPNKFTYPFVLKACAGIGDLNLGKMVHGSLVKFGFDDDRHVQNTMIHMYCCCGEGVEFARKVFDESPKMDSVTWSAMIGGYARLGRSMEAVGLFREMQVKGVVSDDVTIVCVLSACTDLGALELGKWLESYVERKKIPKSVELCNALIDMFAKCGDVDKALELFRQMSFRTIVSWTSVIVGLAMHGRGLEAVSLFDMMIEQRVAPDDVAFIGVLSACSHSGLVNKGHYYFNSMEKNFSIVPKIEHYGCMVDLLSRAGLVKEALEFVQKMPINPNQIIWRSIITACQARGEFKLGESISKKLIRSEPMQESNYVLLSNIYAKLLRWEKKTKVREMMDLKGMKKIPGSTMIELNNEMYEFVAGDKSHNQSKQIYEMMDEMGREIKRAGYMPTTSQVLLDIDEEDKEDALYRHSEKIAIAFSFLNTPPGTPIRLVKNLRVCEDCHSATKFISKVYNREIVVRDRNRFHHFKNGVCSCRDFW is encoded by the coding sequence ATGTTCGGAGGTATAGTGATGAATCATTCCATCAGAACCAAGCTTTCACGTGCAATTACCAACTTAGCCCTCCAACTCCCTTCTTATACCTCCGAACGCAGACTAGCAGAACAAACCTGCTTGACCCTCCTTCATTCTTGCAACACTCTCACCAACCTCACACAAATCCACACCATCATCCTCAAATTGGGTCTCCATAACAACCCTCTTGTTCTCACCAAGTTCACTTCAACATCTTCAGATCTCAATGCCATTCACTATGCTTCTTCATTCCTATTCTCCCCCTCTAATAATAATAGCAATCTCTTATTGTATGATGCATTCTTGTTTAACACTGTTATCAGGGCTTATGCTCAAACGGCTGGCTCAAAGTTTAAGGCTTTGGAGTTTTACAAAACCATGTTTAGCTATGGCGTTTTGCCAAATAAGTTCACGTACCCTTTTGTGCTCAAGGCGTGTGCTGGCATTGGTGACTTGAATTTGGGGAAAATGGTTCATGGATCTTTGGTGAAGTTTGGTTTTGATGATGATCGTCATGTACAGAACACTATGATTCACATGTATTGTTGCTGTGGGGAAGGGGTTGAGTTTGCTCGGAAGGTGTTTGATGAAAGTCCCAAGATGGATTCCGTTACTTGGAGTGCTATGATTGGTGGATATGCGCGTCTCGGGCGGTCTATGGAAGCTGTTGGATTGTTTAGGGAAATGCAGGTTAAGGGTGTTGTATCTGACGATGTCACCATTGTTTGTGTGTTGTCTGCTTGTACCGATTTGGGTGCACTTGAGCTTGGGAAGTGGTTAGAGTCTTATGTTGAGAGGAAGAAAATACCAAAGTCAGTGGAGCTCTGCAATGCTTTGATAGACATGTTTGCAAAGTGTGGTGATGTTGACAAAGCTCTGGAACTGTTTAGACAAATGAGTTTTCGCACTATAGTTTCATGGACTTCGGTGATTGTTGGTTTGGCAATGCATGGCCGCGGCTTAGAGGCTGTTTCGTTGTTTGATATGATGATTGAGCAAAGGGTGGCACCTGATGATGTTGCATTTATTGGGGTCCTCTCTGCTTGTAGCCACTCCGGGCTGGTCAATAAAGGACATTACTATTTCAATTCAATGGAGAAGAACTTCAGCATTGTGCCAAAGATTGAACATTATGGATGTATGGTGGATCTGTTAAGTAGAGCTGGACTTGTCAAGGAGGCTTTGGAATTTGTTCAAAAAATGCCTATTAACCCAAACCAAATCATCTGGAGAAGCATAATCACTGCTTGTCAGGCTCGGGGTGAGTTCAAGCTTGGAGAGAGCATCTCAAAAAAACTTATCAGAAGCGAGCCAATGCAAGAGTCTAACTATGTACTGCTTTCAAACATTTACGCAAAATTGCTTCGCTGGGAGAAAAAGACCAAGGTTAGAGAGATGATGGATTTGAAAGGGATGAAGAAGATCCCAGGAAGCACCATGATTGAACTGAATAATGAGATGTATGAGTTTGTCGCTGGAGATAAGTCACATAATCAGTCGAAACAAATATATGAAATGATGGACGAGATGGGAAGGGAGATAAAGAGGGCTGGCTATATGCCTACAACCTCACAGGTATTGCTTGacattgatgaagaagacaaaGAAGATGCTTTGTATAGACACAGTGAAAAAATTGCCatagctttttcttttttgaatacGCCCCCTGGCACACCCATTAGACTCGTGAAAAACTTGCGTGTCTGTGAAGATTGTCATTCTGCTACTAAGTTCATATCTAAGGTTTATAACAGAGAGATTGTGGTGAGGGACCGCAATCGGTTCCACCATTTCAAGAATGGTGTGTGCTCCTGTAGAGACTTCTGGTGA
- the LOC130934971 gene encoding DEAD-box ATP-dependent RNA helicase 15-like isoform X1, which produces MGETKDEAYEEELLDYEEEDEKAPDSVGTKVNGEAAKKGYVGIHSSGFRDFLLKPELLRAIVDSGFEHPSEVQHECIPQAILGMDVICQAKSGMGKTAVFVLSTLQQIDPVAGQVSALVLCHTRELAYQICHEFQRFSTYLPDLKVAVFYGGVNIKVHKDLLKNECPHIVVGTPGRILALARDKDLSLKNVRHFILDECDKMLESLDMRKDVQDIFKMTPHDKQVMMFSATLSKEIRPVCKKFMQDPMEIYVDDEAKLTLHGLVQHYIKLKEEEKNRKLNDLLDALDFNQVVIFVKSVSRAAELDKLLVECNFPSICIHSGMSQEERLKRYKGFKEGHTRILVATDLVGRGIDIERVNIVINYDMPDSADTYLHRVGRAGRFGTKGLAITFVSCANDVDVLNNVQSRFEVDIKQLPEQIDTSTYMPS; this is translated from the exons ATGGGAGAAACCAAGGACGAAGCATACGAGGAGGAGCTTCTTGACTACGAAGAGGAGGACGAGAAGGCACCTGACTCCGTTGGAACCAAAGTCAACGGTGAAGCTGCCAAGAA GGGCTATGTTGGTATCCACAGTTCAGGATTCAGAGACTTCCTTCTGAAGCCAGAGCTTCTCCGGGCTATTGTGGATTCTGGATTTGAGCATCCTTCCGAAG TGCAACACGAATGCATACCTCAGGCAATCCTTGGAATGGATGTGATTTGTCAAGCTAAATCGGGAATGGGAAAAACTGCAGTGTTTGTTCTTTCAACTTTGCAGCAGATTGACCCTGTTGCAGGACAAGTTTCTGCACTTGTTCTGTGCCACACTAGGGAATTGGCATACCAG ATATGCCATGAGTTTCAGAGGTTCAGCACTTACTTACCTGATCTCAAGGTTGCTGTCTTCTATGGAGGTGTCAACATTAAAGTTCATAAGGATCTACTGAAGAATGAATGCCCTCATATTGTTGTTGGTACACCTGGAAGAATACTAGCACTGGCTAGGGACAAGGACCTTTCATTGAAGAATGTTAGGCATTTCATTTTAGATGAATGTGATAAGATGCTGGAATCACTGG ACATGAGAAAAGACGTGCAAGACATTTTCAAGATGACTCCCCATGATAAGCAAGTGATGATGTTTTCTGCAACACTTAGCAAGGAAATTCGTCCCGTCTGCAAGAAATTTATGCAAGAT CCAATGGAAATTTATGTTGACGATGAAGCCAAGTTGACCCTTCATGGACTTGTGCAG CACTATATTAAATTGAAAGAGGAGGAAAAGAACAGGAAGCTGAATGACCTTCTTGATGCATTGGACTTTAATCAAGTTGTGATCTTTGTTAAAAGTGTTAGCAGAGCAGCTGAGCTTGACAAACTACTTGTGGAGTGCAACTTCCCATCAATATGTATTCATTCTGGAATGTCCCAGGAAGAAAG GTTAAAGAGATACAAAGGTTTTAAGGAGGGCCACACTAGGATTCTTGTGGCTACAGATTTGGTCGGTAGGGGAATTGACATCGAACGTGTGAATATAGTTATAAACTATGACATGCCCGATTCTGCAGACACTTACTTGCACAGA GTAGGTCGAGCTGGAAGGTTTGGCACGAAGGGCCTAGCAATTACATTTGTTTCATGTGCTAATGACGTTGATGTCCTCAACAAT GTTCAGTCCAGGTTTGAGGTTGATATTAAGCAACTTCCTGAGCAGATTGATACCTCTACCTACA TGCCATCTTGA
- the LOC130934971 gene encoding DEAD-box ATP-dependent RNA helicase 15-like isoform X2: MDVICQAKSGMGKTAVFVLSTLQQIDPVAGQVSALVLCHTRELAYQICHEFQRFSTYLPDLKVAVFYGGVNIKVHKDLLKNECPHIVVGTPGRILALARDKDLSLKNVRHFILDECDKMLESLDMRKDVQDIFKMTPHDKQVMMFSATLSKEIRPVCKKFMQDPMEIYVDDEAKLTLHGLVQHYIKLKEEEKNRKLNDLLDALDFNQVVIFVKSVSRAAELDKLLVECNFPSICIHSGMSQEERLKRYKGFKEGHTRILVATDLVGRGIDIERVNIVINYDMPDSADTYLHRVGRAGRFGTKGLAITFVSCANDVDVLNNVQSRFEVDIKQLPEQIDTSTYMPS, encoded by the exons ATGGATGTGATTTGTCAAGCTAAATCGGGAATGGGAAAAACTGCAGTGTTTGTTCTTTCAACTTTGCAGCAGATTGACCCTGTTGCAGGACAAGTTTCTGCACTTGTTCTGTGCCACACTAGGGAATTGGCATACCAG ATATGCCATGAGTTTCAGAGGTTCAGCACTTACTTACCTGATCTCAAGGTTGCTGTCTTCTATGGAGGTGTCAACATTAAAGTTCATAAGGATCTACTGAAGAATGAATGCCCTCATATTGTTGTTGGTACACCTGGAAGAATACTAGCACTGGCTAGGGACAAGGACCTTTCATTGAAGAATGTTAGGCATTTCATTTTAGATGAATGTGATAAGATGCTGGAATCACTGG ACATGAGAAAAGACGTGCAAGACATTTTCAAGATGACTCCCCATGATAAGCAAGTGATGATGTTTTCTGCAACACTTAGCAAGGAAATTCGTCCCGTCTGCAAGAAATTTATGCAAGAT CCAATGGAAATTTATGTTGACGATGAAGCCAAGTTGACCCTTCATGGACTTGTGCAG CACTATATTAAATTGAAAGAGGAGGAAAAGAACAGGAAGCTGAATGACCTTCTTGATGCATTGGACTTTAATCAAGTTGTGATCTTTGTTAAAAGTGTTAGCAGAGCAGCTGAGCTTGACAAACTACTTGTGGAGTGCAACTTCCCATCAATATGTATTCATTCTGGAATGTCCCAGGAAGAAAG GTTAAAGAGATACAAAGGTTTTAAGGAGGGCCACACTAGGATTCTTGTGGCTACAGATTTGGTCGGTAGGGGAATTGACATCGAACGTGTGAATATAGTTATAAACTATGACATGCCCGATTCTGCAGACACTTACTTGCACAGA GTAGGTCGAGCTGGAAGGTTTGGCACGAAGGGCCTAGCAATTACATTTGTTTCATGTGCTAATGACGTTGATGTCCTCAACAAT GTTCAGTCCAGGTTTGAGGTTGATATTAAGCAACTTCCTGAGCAGATTGATACCTCTACCTACA TGCCATCTTGA